The Methanobacterium sp. genome contains a region encoding:
- a CDS encoding (5-formylfuran-3-yl)methyl phosphate synthase yields the protein MLLLISPINTEEAHEAIAGGADIIDVKNPKEGSLGANFPWVIKSVREMTPKDMLVSATLGDVPYKPGTVSLAALGASVSGADYIKVGLYGTKNYDEALEVMENVVKTVKDYNKDALVVASGYADAHRVGAVDPMEIPRVAADSGADLAMVDTAVKDGKTLFDFMDEELITRFNEEIHDYGLKSALAGSVKKDQLSILYKLGCDVVGIRGAACTGGDRNSGKIHRSAVSELKKMIENF from the coding sequence TTGCTTCTCTTAATAAGTCCAATAAACACTGAAGAGGCACACGAAGCCATAGCAGGCGGTGCTGATATAATCGACGTCAAAAATCCAAAGGAAGGATCACTGGGTGCAAACTTTCCATGGGTCATTAAAAGCGTGAGGGAAATGACTCCAAAAGATATGCTTGTAAGCGCAACACTGGGTGATGTACCATACAAACCAGGCACAGTATCACTTGCAGCATTGGGAGCATCAGTTTCAGGAGCAGATTACATTAAAGTAGGATTGTACGGAACAAAAAACTATGATGAAGCACTCGAAGTTATGGAAAATGTCGTTAAAACAGTTAAAGATTATAACAAGGATGCTCTTGTGGTGGCATCAGGGTATGCAGATGCACACCGTGTAGGTGCAGTAGATCCAATGGAAATACCAAGGGTTGCTGCAGATTCCGGTGCAGACCTTGCAATGGTGGACACTGCAGTTAAAGACGGTAAAACACTTTTTGACTTTATGGATGAAGAGTTAATAACCAGATTCAATGAGGAAATTCATGATTACGGGCTGAAATCAGCGCTTGCAGGATCGGTTAAAAAGGATCAGCTTTCCATTTTATACAAATTGGGCTGTGATGTAGTCGGTATCAGAGGAGCCGCATGTACAGGTGGTGACAGGAACTCGGGAAAGATTCACCGAAGTGCGGTTAGTGAATTAAAGAAAATGATTGAAAATTTTTAA
- a CDS encoding LUD domain-containing protein: protein GNINLISMKDTHIVVAGIDKLVRTIEEGISVVKLETIFATGKTTPAYMNVISSPSKTADIEQVLLKDMYGAKRVILILLDNGRREALEENEESLLCIGCGSCIVSCPVYNVTGYEFGYKGYLGGRGVALSRFIKDLETSYNSGLYKCTLCGLCTLECPVNIKTNRMIERLRKESVDNDIFPGKHHETAARIKKKGSPFEN, encoded by the coding sequence GGGAAATATCAATTTAATATCAATGAAAGATACTCATATTGTAGTTGCAGGTATTGATAAGCTGGTAAGAACCATTGAAGAGGGAATATCTGTTGTAAAGCTTGAAACAATATTTGCAACAGGGAAAACAACCCCTGCATACATGAATGTTATTTCATCACCATCAAAAACAGCAGATATTGAACAGGTGCTTCTAAAGGATATGTACGGTGCCAAAAGAGTTATACTGATACTTCTAGATAATGGAAGGCGCGAAGCACTTGAAGAAAATGAAGAAAGTCTACTTTGTATTGGCTGCGGTAGCTGTATCGTTTCATGCCCTGTTTATAATGTAACTGGATATGAATTCGGTTATAAAGGATATTTAGGGGGTAGAGGAGTAGCATTAAGTCGTTTTATTAAAGACCTTGAAACATCTTATAACTCTGGATTATATAAATGCACTTTATGCGGTTTATGCACTTTAGAATGTCCTGTTAATATAAAAACAAACAGAATGATCGAGAGATTAAGAAAGGAATCTGTTGATAATGATATATTTCCAGGAAAACATCATGAAACCGCAGCGAGAATTAAGAAGAAGGGATCACCTTTTGAAAATTAG